A genomic stretch from Mya arenaria isolate MELC-2E11 chromosome 10, ASM2691426v1 includes:
- the LOC128204334 gene encoding eomesodermin homolog, with translation MIRQEGLNCEMPVNNSFSPFSDLRRAIYQTSGESYPSSNGGYQGVAANIHKYDCSFQTGDDGAVGDQGVVYEQLGAEGNLVPTAGREHEADEPQQREDLMSCRKPITVGKEDHMILPACRKYPMFNHPSQYPVGIQNFGPSGPEYGKSAFTGGGALYPSTFQRQNPAYSMPMYTDSFGMGQHYYHGGQMSPALGHSPPGLMPMGCVQPGPGAGFYPHNSVCVYLCNRDLWSKFHQHTCEMIITKQGRRMFPTLQYSLTGLEPHSQYNVFVDIVLADNSHWKFQNGHWVPCGQAEQLPQNGRVYLHPDSPNSGAHWMKQDIVFSKLKLTNNKNAESGQVILNSMHKYQPRIHVIQLDACAPEDQKSLQTHSFPETQFIAVTAYQNTDITQLKIDHNPFAKGFRDSFDRCPERTTPSPPGYPNTTFPFSIPRSINFGGRHNSQSNRLYPLTSSNTTSNGTNFSQSESGTSYNDSTTETKPELNIVQDRNEGKTSSIELEKEQMLHSQQMRKTSEIVHIKPEPCTLVQNRWADDNRQTGLSDTSEPALKRMRFVETSHHYDTEDSSAITAHAPENVRHSLEDGKHAFLVTNNGYDLQHCKTEAPSW, from the exons atgatacgCCAAGAGGGTCTTAACTGCGAAATGCCTgtgaataattcattttcacCCTTCTCGGACTTAAGACGGGCGATATATCAAACTTCGGGAGAAAGTTATCCAAGCAGTAATGGAGGCTACCAAGGTGTTGCAGCGAACATTCATAAATATGACTGCAGTTTTCAAACTGGCGATGATGGCGCAGTTGGTGACCAGGGCGTCGTGTACGAACAACTTGGAGCCGAAGGCAACCTTGTTCCGACGGCTGGTCGGGAACATGAAGCCGACGAGCCTCAGCAACGCGAGGATCTTATGTCGTGCCGGAAGCCGATCACCGTTGGGAAAGAGGACCACATGATCCTCCCAGCATGCCGGAAGTACCCTATGTTCAACCACCCGTCACAGTACCCTGTCGGCATTCAAAACTTTGGACCCAGCGGACCGGAATATGGGAAATCTGCCTTCACCGGTGGCGGAGCGCTATACCCGTCCACGTTTCAGCGGCAGAACCCTGCCTATTCCATGCCAATGTATACAGACTCATTCGGCATGGGACAACATTATTACCATGGTGGCCAGATGTCCCCGGCCCTCGGACACTCACCCCCGGGACTCATGCCCATGGGGTGCGTCCAGCCGGGCCCCGGGGCGGGCTTTTACCCCCACaacagtgtgtgtgtgtacctGTGTAATAGAGACCTGTGGTCCAAGTTTCACCAGCACACGTGCGAGATGATCATAACCAAGCAAGGAAG ACGAATGTTCCCGACCCTACAGTACAGCTTGACGGGACTGGAGCCCCACAGTCAGTATAATGTATTTGTGGACATTGTGCTAGCAGACAACAGTCATTGGAAGTTCCAGAACGGACACTGGGTCCCCTGCGGTCAGGCCGAGCAGCTCCCCCAAA ACGGACGAGTGTACCTCCATCCGGACTCTCCCAACTCCGGTGCACACTGGATGAAACAGGACATCGTGTTCAGCAAGCTCAAACTGACCAACAACAAAAACGCCGAGTCGGGACAG GTGATCCTGAACTCCATGCACAAGTACCAACCGCGAATACATGTGATTCAACTTGACGCATGCGCACCGGAGGACCAGAAGAGCCTGCAGACACACTCATTCCCGGAAACACAGTTTATCGCAGTCACTGCCTACCAGAACACagat ATAACTCAGCTTAAAATTGACCACAATCCATTTGCCAAGGGATTCCGAGACAGCTTTGACAG GTGTCCAGAAAGGACAACGCCTTCCCCGCCAGGTTATCCAAATACAACATTTCCGTTCTCCATACCGAGGTCGATAAACTTCGGAGGGCGACACAACAGCCAATCAAATCGCCTCTATCCTCTTACGTCATCAAATACTACAAGCAACGGAACCAATTTTAGCCAATCAGAAAGTGGGACATCATACAACGATAGCACAACGGAAACAAAACCGGAACTGAACATAGTTCAAGACAGAAATGAGGGGAAAACAAGTTCGATTGAATTAGAAAAAGAACAGATGCTTCATTCACAACAAATGCGTAAAACTTCAGAAATCGTTCACATCAAACCAGAGCCTTGCACACTTGTACAGAACCGATGGGCAGACGACAATAGGCAGACTGGTTTATCTGATACTTCTGAACCTGCTTTAAAACGAATGCGATTTGTAGAAACCAGTCATCATTATGACACTGAGGACAGTTCTGCGATTACTGCGCATGCGCCCGAAAATGTTCGACATTCATTGGAAGATGGAAAACACGCGTTCCTGGTTACAAACAATGGGTACGACTTACAACATTGTAAAACAGAGGCTCCGAGCTGGTAG